The following are encoded in a window of Mycosarcoma maydis chromosome 10, whole genome shotgun sequence genomic DNA:
- a CDS encoding putative glutamine amidotransferase/cyclase — protein MLYLLDYGAGNVRSLANSISQLGFEFKWVESPQDLAKADKLLFPGVGAFGPAMESIREKGYAEPLKAYIASGKPYMGICIGLQTLFEGSDEAPGVAGLGIVPGIVSSFSAYEEERKLNKSVPQMGWNSAQVVKTRNDNGDQDALKYGFPDRASGETSHYYFVHSYRAAYQPDKHADWVLTTTQYGSEVFLSSIQKGNVFATQFHPEKSGRAGLEVLRAWLSQPGTMEISKERLLLDAQQVAVPAPQDGLTKRIVACLDVRSNDDGDLVVTKGESYDVRETLEHTPTDESEAGSSTATRRKVRNLGKPVDLALRYYLEGADEITFLNITSFRSCALQDQPMLSLLEAAAAKIFVPLTIGGGIKDSVDPDGTPRPAKEVADAYFRAGADKVSIGSEAVYAVQELYARAAQNGYENESNPLRFSEACLTGNTGIETISKAYGAQAVVVSIDPRRVYVTEGEHVDPKHVACLVQGVAGSEDHGKRWWYRCTVKGGREDRDLDVIQLARGVQRLGAGEILLNSIDRDGSNKGFDRQLVELVRGSVSIPVIASSGAGTAQHFVDIFTAQADNQSTVEAALAAGIFHRKQCSIDDVKSSLLQNGFKVRREHVAAGAGAISKQ, from the coding sequence ATGCTCTACCTGCTCGATTACGGAGCCGGCAATGTGCGCAGTCTCGCCAACTCGATCAgccagctcggcttcgagTTCAAATGGGTGGAGTCGCCTCAGGATCTCGCCAAGGCGGACAAGCTTCTGTTCCCCGGTGTGGGCGCTTTTGGACCTGCAATGGAGTCGATTCGCGAAAAAGGATATGCGGAGCCGTTGAAAGCATACATTGCTTCCGGAAAGCCGTACATGGGCATTTGCATCGGCCTGCAGACACTGTTTGAGGGGTCGGACGAAGCACCGGGCGTTGCtggtctcggcatcgtccCTGGAatcgtctcgagcttctcggcGTATGAAGAGGagcgcaagctcaacaaATCGGTCCCGCAGATGGGCTGGAATTCCGCACAAGTCGTCAAGACGCGCAATGACAATGGTGATCaggatgcgctcaagtATGGCTTCCCGGATCGTGCATCGGGCGAAACAAGTCACTACTACTTTGTACACTCGTATCGCGCAGCATACCAGCCGGACAAACATGCAGACTGGGTGTTGACGACAACGCAGTATGGATCCGAGGTGTTTCTGTCGTCGATCCAGAAGGGGAATGTGTTTGCCACCCAGTTCCACCCGGAAAAGAGCGGCCGTGCTGGCCTCGAAGTGCTTCGCGCTTGGCTCAGCCAGCCCGGCACTATGGAAATCAGCAAAGAacggctgctgcttgacgcGCAACAAGTGGCTGTTCCCGCACCCCAAGATGGCCTCACAAAACGCATCGTTGCATGCCTCGATGTgcgcagcaacgacgatggcgatcTTGTCGTTACCAAAGGCGAATCATACGACGTACGCGAAACGCTCGAGCACACGCCAACCGACGAGTCAGAAGCTGGTTCGTCCACAGCCACCAGGCGCAAGGTGCGCAACCTCGGCAAACCTGTCGACCTCGCACTGCGATACTACCTGGAAGGTGCAGATGAAATCACGTTTCTCAACATCACCTCGTTCCGTTCGTGCGCATTGCAGGATCAACCGATGCTCAGCCTgctcgaagctgcagctgccaagatcTTTGTTCCACTCACCATCGGCGGAGGCATCAAGGACAGTGTCGATCCGGATGGAACGCCGAGACCGGCCAAAGAGGTGGCTGATGCCTACTTccgtgctggtgctgaCAAAGTCTCGATTGGTTCCGAAGCGGTGTACGCTGTACAAGAGCTGTACGCACGTGCGGCGCAGAACGGATACGAGAACGAGAGCAATCCGCTCCGATTTAGCGAGGCGTGTTTGACAGGAAACACGGGCATCGAGACCATCAGTAAGGCGTACGGTGCGCAAGCAGTGGTGGTGTCGATCGACCCACGTCGTGTCTACGTCACTGAAGGAGAGCACGTGGATCCAAAACACGTTGCATGTCTCGTACAGGGGGTCGCTGGTTCCGAAGATCATGGCAAACGATGGTGGTATCGATGCACCGTTAAGGGTGGACGAGAAGATCGTGATCTTGACGTCATCCAACTGGCACGTGGTGTACAGCGTCTAGGTGCCGGCGAAATCctgctcaactcgatcgaccGCGATGGATCCAACAAGGGCTTCGatcgccagctcgtcgagctcgtaCGTGGCAGTGTCAGCATCCCGGTGATCGCGTCGTCTGGCGCCGGCACCGCCCAGCACTTTGTCGACATCTTTACCGCTCAAGCCGACAACCAAAGTACCGTAGAAGCTGCCTTGGCCGCCGGCATCTTCCACCGCAAACAatgctcgatcgacgacgtcAAGTCATCGCTGTTGCAAAACGGTTTCAAGGTGAGAAGAGAACACGTAGCCGCCGGAGCTGGCGCCATCTCGAAACAGTAA